One Phaseolus vulgaris cultivar G19833 chromosome 4, P. vulgaris v2.0, whole genome shotgun sequence DNA window includes the following coding sequences:
- the LOC137837030 gene encoding 7-deoxyloganetin glucosyltransferase-like, whose amino-acid sequence MQMSNPVEKKPHAVLIPYPVQGHINPLFGLAKLLHLRGFHITFVHTEYNYKRLLNSRGLKAFDGSPDFHFETIPDGLPLTDEVVNVTQDLVPLSKSVRENFLLPFRELLARLHDSAIAGHIPPVTCLVSDYSLTFTTQAAQELALPILLFSPASASSLLSILQMRILSDRGLIPLKDESYLDTKLDRIPAMKNFRPNDFIRTADPNNFIVKSIIDMADSVLKAPATVINTYEELETEALKALSSMLPSVYPIGPFPSFLNQSPQNHLESLASNLWKEDTECLEWLKSKEPNSVVYVNFGSITVMSPEQLLEFAWGLANSKRPFLWIIRPDLVSGGSVIFSSEFVNEISDRGLIASWCPQEQVLNHPSIGGFLTHCGWNSTIESICAGVSMVCWPFFADQSRNCRNICNEWGIGIEIDTDVKRKEVEKHVNELMVGEKGKKMRQKVMQLKQKAEEDTRSSGLSYMNLDKMISEILLKQN is encoded by the exons atgcagATGAGTAACCCTGTAGAGAAAAAGCCACATGCTGTGTTGATCCCATATCCAGTTCAAGGCCATATCAATCCTTTGTTCGGATTAGCAAAGTTACTTCATCTTAGAGGCTTTCACATCACCTTTGTCCACACTGAATACAACTACAAACGCTTGCTCAATTCAAGGGGTCTTAAAGCCTTTGATGGTTCTCCAGATTTTCATTTTGAGACAATCCCAGATGGTCTTCCCCTCACAGATGAAGTTGTTAATGTCACTCAAGACTTAGTGCCCCTTTCTAAATCAGTGAGAGAGAACTTTCTCTTACCCTTTCGTGAACTTCTTGCTAGACTCCATGATTCTGCCATTGCTGGCCATATACCTCCAGTTACTTGTTTGGTTTCTGATTATTCCTTGACTTTTACTACACAAGCTGCTCAAGAACTAGCACTCCCTATTCTTCTATTTTCACCAGCCAGTGCCAGCTCCTTATTGTCTATTTTGCAAATGCGTATTCTTTCTGATAGAGGTCTAATACCACTCAAAG ATGAAAGTTATTTGGACACCAAACTAGACAGGATTCCAGCCATGAAAAACTTTAGACCGAATGACTTTATAAGGACAGCAGATCCAAACAACTTTATAGTAAAATCTATCATTGATATGGCTGATAGTGTGCTCAAAGCCCCTGCAACTGTTATAAATACTTATGAAGAACTTGAGACTGAGGCATTGAAGGCTCTCTCTTCTATGCTCCCTTCTGTTTACCCCATTGGCCCTTTCCCATCATTTTTAAATCAAAGTCCACAGAATCATTTGGAATCTTTAGCTTCCAATCTCTGGAAGGAAGATACTGAGTGCCTTGAATGGCTTAAGTCCAAGGAACCTAATTCTGTTGTTTATGTGAATTTTGGTAGCATCACGGTTATGTCTCCAGAACAACTTTTGGAGTTTGCTTGGGGTTTGGCCAACAGCAAGAGACCCTTTTTATGGATCATTAGGCCTGATCTTGTGAGTGGTGGCTCAGTGATTTTTTCATCTGAGTTTGTGAATGAAATATCTGATAGAGGTCTAATTGCAAGCTGGTGTCCACAAGAGCAAGTGCTGAATCACCCTTCAATTGGTGGATTCTTGACTCATTGTGGATGGAACTCAACAATTGAAAGCATTTGTGCTGGTGTGTCAATGGTGTGTTGGCCATTTTTTGCTGATCAGTCAAGAAACTGTAGAAATATTTGCAATGAATGGGGCATTGGGATTGAAATTGACACTGATGTGAAGAGAAAGGAGGTCGAGAAACATGTGAATGAATTGATGGTGGGAGAGAAAGGAAAGAAGATGAGACAAAAGGTGATGCAGTTGAAGCAGAAGGCAGAGGAGGACACTAGATCTAGTGGTCTTTCATACATGAACTTGGACAAAATGATCAGTGAAATATTGTTGAAACAAAATTAG
- the LOC137837031 gene encoding 7-deoxyloganetin glucosyltransferase-like, whose product MHFRTLSDKALIPLKDESYLTNGYLDTKLDWIPGLKNFRLEDLPDYIRTTDANNFMLEYLIDMVDNVLKAPATVINTSEELESEALKALSSMLPSIYPIGPFPSFLNQSPQNHLESLASKLWKEDTECLEWLKSKEPNSVVYVNFGSITIMSPEKLLEFAWGLANSKRPLLWIIRPDLVIGGSVILSFEFVNEISDRGLIASWCPQEQVLNHPSIGGFLTHCGWNSTIESICAGVPMVCWPFFADQPTNYRNICNEWGI is encoded by the exons ACTTTCGTACTCTTTCTGATAAAGCTCTAATACCACTCAAAG ATGAGAGTTATTTGACAAATGGGTATTTGGACACCAAACTAGACTGGATTCCAGGTTTGAAAAACTTTAGACTGGAGGACCTACCTGACTATATAAGGACAACAGATGCAAATAACTTTATGTTAGAATATCTCATTGATATGGTTGATAATGTGCTCAAAGCCCCTGCAACTGTTATAAATACTTCTGAAGAACTTGAGAGTGAGGCATTGAAGGCTCTCTCTTCTATGCTCCCTTCTATTTACCCCATTGGCCCTTTCCCATCATTTTTAAATCAAAGTCCACAGAATCATTTGGAATCTTTAGCTTCCAAACTCTGGAAGGAAGATACTGAGTGCCTTGAATGGCTTAAGTCCAAGGAACCTAATTCTGTTGTTTATGTGAATTTTGGTAGCATCACGATTATGTCTCCAGAGAAACTTTTGGAGTTTGCTTGGGGTTTGGCCAACAGCAAGAGACCCTTATTATGGATCATTAGGCCTGACCTTGTGATTGGTGGCTCAGTGATTTTGTCATTTGAGTTTGTGAATGAAATATCTGATAGAGGTCTAATTGCAAGCTGGTGTCCACAAGAGCAAGTGCTGAATCACCCTTCAATTGGTGGATTCTTGACTCATTGTGGATGGAACTCAACAATTGAAAGCATTTGTGCTGGTGTGCCAATGGTGTGTTGGCCATTTTTTGCTGATCAACCAACAAACTACAGAAATATTTGCAATGAATGGGGCATTTGA